Within Rothia sp. ZJ932, the genomic segment AAAGCAACTGGAAATCGTTGCTCATAAAACCGCTGGTCTGCTGAAAGATGAGAGAATTTTCGGTGAGTAGCGCCGGGAGGTTCTGCTGGGGATGGGGTGCTTCGGTCATGATGACACTCCTCGTTCTTGGGTGCAGGTACTAGCTACCGTCAGCGATATTCATCGCTCACGAAACGTTGTATGTGTGTAGTTTACCTGATGCAGTGTGACCTCTAGCGCAAAAATAGCTAAGAGGGAACTAACCGGTGAATCATATTCTATTGGCAGGTAAAGCCTCTCAGCAGTTGAGTGCTTATCAACCGCACGCGAGACCTAAAACCCTGTACCCTTATTTTATGCAGTTAGTAGTGTGCCCCGGCTCTTTTGACCCCATTCACAACGGTCACGTTGAAATTATTACCCGCGCCGCCAAAACCTATGGTTCTGTGCTGGTGGCGGTTGCTCACAACTCTAAAAAGAACTACCGGTTCTCTTTGGACGAGAGGGTTCAGATGGTGCGCGATACCTTTGAGTACCTTGATGGGGTAACAGTGGAGGCGCTGCCACCAGATGTTCTGCTCGCTGACTTTGTGCGTTCCAAGGGCTCAAGTCTCATGGTCAAGGGGTTACGCAACGTCGCGGATTTTGAGTACGAAGCACCGATGGCATCTATGAACCGCCATATCTCAGGGGTTGAAACCTCCTTTGTGGTGGGTGACCCCAAGTGGACTCACCTTTCATCGACCATTGTTAAAGAGATCGCTTTCTACAAGGGGGATGTAACAGCCTTCGTGCCACGCTCGGTGCAAAAAGCCTTCGGGCAACTCTGAAATCAGCCCCGCCGCGTCCGCTCACATCACAATCACCATACGCTCGCAGTGAGCTTAAACCCACAGTTCACCGCATTGATTGATAAGGTTTAACGTGGAATGCTTGTACTACCTGCAATTTGCATCTAAAATTGTAGGTTGGTTCTAAAATTCGTCAGGAGTTCGTCATTTCACGAAAAAATTCATCGCCCCTGGAGATCTCGGTGCGAGAGCTGAGTCATCGACCGGGAGCTATGGAAGCGCTCGATGAAGTAGTTCCAGCGCCAAAAGATTTTGGCAACGCTCTCATTGGGGCGGAAGAAGGCAGCGACATCAATCTTGATGTTCGCCTTGAATCCGTTGTAGATGGTATTCTGGTAAGCGGTGTTGCCACCGTGGATGTACACGGTGAGTGTAGCCGATGCCTTGATTCAATCGACTATGAAGTATCTGCCGATGTTCAAGAGCTCTTTGTCTTCGAGAAGGCACCCGCTGGTGGCCCCGAAGATGAAATTGATGAACAGTACGCTGTAGAGGACGATTCAATCGACCTTGAGCCTGTACTGCGGGACGCAGTGATTCTTCAGCTGCCGTTCCAGCCCGTTTGTCGGGAAAACTGCTTGGGCTTGTGCTCTGAGTGCGGATTACGCCTCGAAGATGACCCCGAGCATCACCATGAGGTGCTTGATTCTCGTTGGAACGCCCTAGCCGGGTTGTTCGACGAGAAGACTAAGAACTTATAAGTTATTTAAGAGAAAAGAGATAGCTGTGGCTGTTCCCAAGCGGAAAATGTCCCGTGCTAACACCCGCGCACGTCGTTCACAGTGGAAGGCATCAGTGCCTCAGCTGGTAAAGACCATCGAAAACGGTCGCGTAACCTACAGCCTGCCTCACCAGGCTAAGGTTGTTACCGATTCAACCGGTAACGCACTGTTCTACGAGTACAAGGGCCGCAAGGTCGCTGACGCCTAATTCTTAAGCGTCAATGACTGACTCTGTACATAGAGCTTTTTTGCAACGTCTCGGCGTCGATATCGACGCCGAGACGTTTGTGCTTGCGCTGACACACCGCTCATATTCTTTTGAGAACAACGGTGTGCCCCATAATGAGCGCCTGGAGTTTTTGGGCGACTCTGTTCTTTCACTGGCTGTAGCTGAAGAGCTGTACCGTCGTCTGCCCGATGTTCCTGAGCGTGAGTTGGTATCGCGTCACCATGCTGTGGTGTCTACTCGTACTCTGGCGCAGATTGCCCGTTCACTCGGTTTGGGTGAGCACATTCTTTTGGGCAAGGGTGAGAAACAAAGCGGCGGCGCGAATAAAGATTCTATTCTCGCTGATACACTCGAAGCGATTTTTGGTGCTGTGTATATGCACCAAGGACGTGAAGCGGCACGTGATTTAGTCTTGCGTTTGACCGGCGATTTGTTGGAGGACGAGCAGGTTTTGGGTGCCGGTGCCGACTGGAAAACATCTGTTCAGGAGCTGGTGGCTCACCAGGGGCTGGGGGAGCCCAGTTACCGGGTTGATGGTGTTGGCCCCGACCACGAGCGTCGTTATACTGCGGTTTTGGTAGTTGCTGGCGAAGACATCGTTGCTAGCGGCGGTGAAAGCAGCAATAAAAAAGAAGCTGAGCGAGAAGCTGCCCACCGTGGTTTTGAGATTCTCAAACAGCGCTTTGGAATCAACCAATCCTAAAAGTTGCAAGGCAATGACACCAGCCAACAGAAGCGTGGCGGGCTCTGAGAAAGAGAGCTTGCTGCGCTTTTGTTGTATCTTGAAGAAGAACTTATGGTAGCGATCATCAAGAGAAAAGATAGGTGGGGTTTGTCATGCCTGAATTACCCGAAGTTGAGACGGTGCGTGCCGGGGTCGCTCATCATGTGCTGGGTGCCTGCATCGAGTCTGTGACGGTACACGATGCCCGTTCTGTGAGACGTCATACCGGTGGCTCTGTTGATTTTGTTCGCGTGTTGGAGGGAACCTTCATTGTGGATGTTGCCCGCCGTGGCAAGTACCTGTGGCTGCTCTTGGCAGAATCAGCGCAGGGGGACGCGCGTGCCCTGCCCGGGTTGGTGGTGCATCTGGGAATGAGCGGTCAGTTGCTCATTAAAGATTCAACTTTTGCTCCTGATAAGCATCTGAAAATTACTCTGGATGTGCTGTTACCTGATGGGGCAGCGATGCAGCTTCGGTTTGTGGATCAGAGAATCTTCGGTGGGATGTTTCTTGATGAATTAGAACCCACTACCGACGTGGAGGGTACCTTGATTCCTGCTGCGTCGCGGTCTGAGCAGCAGCTACCGGTGATTCCGCGGGCGGTTGCTCATATTGCTCGTGATCCGCTGGATTCTCATTTTTCTTACGCTGAGGTGCGTTCTCGAATGCTGCGTACTTCTTCTGGTGTGAAAAGGTTACTGCTGGATCAATCGGTGATTTCGGGGGTGGGCAATATTTATGCTGATGAGGCGCTGTGGCGGGCGAAGCTACACTATAACAAGCCCTCTAAAACGCTCACCGCCGCGCAGACTCGTGAACTTTTGGACGCAGTGACCGAGGTTATGCAGGCAGCATTGGTCGCCGGTGGCACCTCTTTTGATGCTCTCTATGTGAATGTGAACGGTCAGTCCGGTTATTTTGACCGGTCGCTCAACGCCTATGGTCAGGCGGGTAAGCCCTGTAGCCGCTGCCTTGAATCTGGGCGAACATCGATCATTGTGCGAGAACCTTTTATGAACCGCAGCTCCTACCGCTGCCCCCACTGTCAGCGCACCCCGCGACAACCACGATAGTGCCCTCCAGCTATAGAGAGAACAGGAGCACCACCGCCATGGAGGCGGTGCTCTTGCACTTTAATACTTGATTTATGCGCTGTAGCGCCCTCGATAAAAGCTGCGCAGGCGCTCGTAGCCCTCTTCAATAGAAACAGCGGGATCCCATTGTAAAAGTTCGCGGGTGGTGCGCTGGTCAAACCAGTGGGCGGTCGATAGCTGCTCAGCCAAGAAGGCGGTCATGGGCGGCTCGTCCTCGCCGGGCTTAACCTCCCAGACCTTCTCAATAACCCAACCGGCAGCATAGGCTGCCTTAGCGGGCACCGAGCGCTGAGGTGCAGGCACACCTGCCGCATGAGTAAAACCCGCCAGAATCTCAGCAACAGTGCGCGGCTGACCATTGGTGACAACCAACGGCTGACCGTGAATATGCTCAAGACGCTGGTAGGCGGCAAGAACAGCGTCCACCGCGTTGTCAATATAGAGTGTGTCTATCAGGGCTGTACCACCGCTAAGTAACGGCAAACGACCGGCGGCGGAGCGCTCAATCAACCGCTCCACCAGCTGGGTATCACCGGGGCCCCAGATCAGATGCGGACGCAAAACACCGACCCGGAAGTCATCGGCATCAGCCTCTAGAGCCAGTTTTTCGGCGTACGCCTTAGAACGGGCATAATTACCCCGGGCGTGATCAGGGTCAGCTGGAGTGTTACCCTCACCTACCAGCGAAGAACCTGCGTGCGCCACCGACGGTGAAGAAATGTACACAAACTTCTCAACGCCGTGGTTTTTAGCGGTCTCCAAAAGGGTGCGGGTACCAATAACATTGGCTTCCAGGTACTGATCCCACTGACCAGAAACCGAAACCTTCGCCGCGATGTGAATAACACCATCAACATCTGCCATTGCCTGATCAACAGCATGAAAATCAGAAACCGAACCGCGCACCTGGCTCAAACGCTCGCGCACCGACTTAGGCAGCAAAGCAGCCAAGCCCGCGTCCGAACGCTGGAAAACACGCACTTCAAAACCCTCGCGCAAGAGCTTCAGAGCCACCTCGCGTCCGAGCATACCGGACGCGCCGGTCACGAGTACCCGCTCGCCACGAGCGTCAGCAAAAGAATCTTCGGTGAGTGAATGCAAAGAAATAACAGACATTATGCGAGCTTCGCTTTCTTGCCGCTGAGAATTTTATCTGCCCACTGAGCCAACAGGGGGCGATCAATCTTAGAATTGTGGCGAACATCGGTGGGGTGTTCATCCACGACCAAAACCGCTGCGAGATCAACACCGGTATGCTCAGCTACTGCCGAGCGCACCTGCTGAGTCAGATCAAAAGGTGCCTGACCTGCGGGCATCTTTTCGTGCGTCTCAACCACTGCCACGGGAGTTGCCGTCCCCGAAGGTCCCACTGCCACTACAGCAGCACGCTTGATACCTGCCACCGTTTCAGCAGCAAGCTCAGCAGCTACCGGGGTGAGTACCCCCTGCCCGGTAACCATAACGTGGGCTAGACGACCCTCAACCCACAGACGGCCCTCAGCATCGAAGTGCCCCACATCGCCAGTGCGATGCCAGCCCGGGTTCTGAATGGAAGTTTCCTCCGTCACCCAGAGAGTGTCGTAGCGGTCTTTGACGTGCGGGGCGCTGACCACAATCTCACCGGTTATGCCCGGCTCCTCGGTTAGCTCTGCTGCGGGCACACCGTGCGCATTAAGGGGAGCGAGACGAACCTGGGCACCGTAGACAGCAGTACCTACGCAGACGCCGTTACCGGCACCAACCATGGGAGTAGTGTGCAGCTCGTTCTCGCCGTCATCGTGGGCAGCCAAAATAGTTTCAAAGCTGACATCGGTAATGGGCAGAGCCTCAGTCATGCCGTAGGGGGTGTGAAGTGAAGCCGAGGGCAGTAGCTGCTGTACTTTCTCCAGCAACGGCAGCGGAATAGGCGCACCTGCCGAGAGCAACAGATTCACCGAGGAGAGCCCCTGACGTTGGGCGGCGGTCAGCTCATCGGCTGTTGCCACCACATTTACGAGAGCTGCAGGGGAGGCAAAAATGGCGGTTGCATCAATGGCCGCGGCAGCGGACGCCAGCGCCGAAGCCGAGAGGGTCTTGGGTTTGGTGACATCCATCTTGGGGGTGACCGAGGTGCATCCTAGACCGGGGCCCAGCAGAGCAAAAGGCGCGAACCCGGCAACCAAACCGGTACCAGCTTTTAGACCGTAGGTGTTTTTAATAGCATCGCGCATACCAGCCATTTGACGGTGGGTGTAAACAACGCCCTTGGCCGGGCCTGTCGAACCGGAGGTGTAGAGCACCGCAGCATCAGCATCGGGGTCAGCTTCTTCTACCTCGAAGAGTGAAACGGGCGCGAAATCTGCTATTGAACCCAGGGCACCAAGAGCCTTCAGAGCGGGTGCAGGCAGGGCGTCCGCACTGATGCGAGCACCGGGCCAGCCCAGAGTTTTTGCTGCAAGCAGAGCAGTTTTAATACCGACGATAAAATCGGGTTGGGCGCCCTTGAGGGCACGAGTTAGACCCTTGGCACCCAAACCGGTGTCTGCAACGACCACGACAGCACCAATTTTGAGGCAAGCGTACAGTAGCGCAGTGAGGCGTGAACCCGGAGGCACCATGAGGTTGATGCGGTCTCCGCGCTTGACACCCAGCTGGCTCAGACCGGCAGCTAGGCGGTTTACCTCTGCTGCCAACTGCGCCCAGCTCTTTTGAGCAATCACTTCAGTACCATCGCCTCCCATATCAACCACGGCAAGGCTGGAATCGTTACTGCGAGCGGTAATCTCGCTGAGCATTGATAGGTAGTTGGCAGAACCGTGCAAGGGCGCGCGTGCTTGGGTGTGCGCCTGGCGGTGGGTTTGTTCATCGACAAAGTGCTGGGTTAACCAGCTCATGATGGGGGAGGCGATATCTTCGTCCTCAGCCACCAGGTGAGATGCGTTCTCGTAGCGGTGTACCTGGGCGTGAGGCATACGGCGTATCAGATCCATCATGTACTTGCGCTGGAAGACCGGGTCCTTAGTGCCCCATTGGAAGAAAGCAGGAACGTCCAGAGTTTTAATACCCTCAGCGATCTTCACCATAAAGGGGTGTGACTTGGTGCCGGGATTAAAGGGAATATCACCCACGAAATGCTGGATGGCGGCGCGCCTGGATTCGGTGCGGTAGGGGGCACGGTAGGTGGCGCGTACGTCCTTGGGTAATCCTCCCTGGGTAAGACCCAGCGTGACGTCCAAGAAAGCGGTGGTCTTTGAGGTACCGAAGGGATGGAACTTGGGTGCCAAGGCTAGACGCAGGGCAGCGGGCAGTTTTTCGCGGTAGTCGTGGAAGACGCCGGTGTTGGTGAGCATGACACCGCGCACCAGATGACGGTGAGCCAAAACCCAGCCCAAAGAGATGAGACCGCCCCAGTCGTGGGCGAGGGTAACTACCGGCAATTGAGTATCATCAAGACCAACAGCGGCGGTGAAGTCTCCTAAATCAGCCAGACGATCTTCAAGCGAACGCACCAAGCCTGTGCGTTCTGAAAAGCCCATATCAATCTGGTCAACGGCAATAACGCGCCAGGGACGCTCAGCGTCGGTTGCCGCGGCGATGACGCTACGCCACAGATATGACCAGGTAGGGTTACCGTGAACGCACAGAATCGTGCCTACATACTCTCGACCCTCTAGGGCATCAATGTTATCGAGGTAGTGCCAGGTGCGTGAAGTGCCAGCAGCCTCAACGGGCGCGGTTGATTCAACGGTGAGAGTTTTTGACCAGAGAGGGTTTATTCCGGGCCAGTATGAAGCATCAAAGGGAATCTGTGCCATCAGCAACTACTTTCAAACTATCAATGGAACGTCAAACGTGACCTTCAATGCCTGGGGCGCAGGCAATGGGCAGCGTTCTGAGCTAAAAATGGGGGGGAGCTTACCAAATAATTTCGGTGAGCGCGGTGTTCAGACCGGAGCCTACACCCAGGCAAAGAATGCGGTCACCCTTTGAGTAGGTGGGTGCCTGCTGTGCGAGAGTCATGGGCAGAGCTGCTGATGCCACGTTGCCCCAGGTGGGGAAGGTCAGCGGCAGCTTCTCTCGGTCAAGGTCGACAGCCTCAATAATGGCGTTAGTGTGGGCGTTAGAGACCTGGTGGGTCACAATTGAATCCATGTTTGACCAGTCCCAGCCTTCATTCTGAGCTTCGCGCCATGCTTCGGCAACCAGCTGCAGACCGTGCTTGAGTAGACCTGCTGCATCCGTTTGCATGCCCTGGTCAGCTTCGCCACCGATGCACAGGTTGCGGTGCTCGGTGCCCGCGCGTGAAACGGTGCCCACAATCTTGTGACCTTCAGGATGCGCGTTGCTGGGACCGATAACGGCAGCAGCGGCACCAGAACCCAGGGTGAGGGTGGCGAACTGCGCCAAAACGTCATCGCGGGTGGTATCGGGCTTGCTCAGAATACGCATGGCGGTGCGGTGCCAGGGCGAGGGATCTTCGGCAGCAACAATCAGCGCGTACTTAACAGAACCGGCATCAATCATGGATGAGGCGACGGTCATTGCGTTTACAAAACCAAGACAAGCGTTGGTGATATCGAAATCTAGAGCATGGCGCGGTAGATCGAGGCGGTCGTGAATACCAACAGCTACAGCGGGTTCGAGGTTGTCACGGGTAACAGAAGCGTTGATAATCAGACCAATCTGATCTTTAGTAACACCTGACTCTGCGATAGCTTTTTCAGCAGCCGCCACAGCGCCGTCTTCAAAATGCACACCATCAGCCCACGCACGTCGTTCTTTGATGCCTGCCAAACGCTCTAGAAGACCTTTGGGCAGACCCAAGCGCTTGTAAGTATCTGAGAGCTGGTCTTCAAAGAAAGAAGAGGGAACGACCTCGGTGGGAATCTCGTGAGCAATTGCTAGTAACGAAGCATTCGAGTGGCGGATATCGGAATTCTGAGTCAAGGGGCTACGCTTTCGTACCGTGAGCTGGGGGTTTCTGTAGATAAACCTGCAGAAACGATGGCGGGGTGCATTTATCAAAAAAATGCATAAGTAGCTATTAGTTTAGTTCCCTTTGACCCTCAGCGTACGGATTTCACCCTCGGGGCAATATCACAGGGCGTTTTGTGTACTCGCACTTGCAGAAAGTCTCGGTGGGGTGTCTGTGCGGTAGTATTGCCTGCCACCTGCGGTACGGTTAAGGGGCAGTTTTCTTCTGTAGTTCTCATCAAATATTCTGATTCCTCGTGAAAGTTAGAGGCCTGAGCTAGTATGCATGTGCGTTCTGTGACCATTCGCGGTTTTAAATCTTTTGCTTCGGCTACTACTTTTGAGTTTGACCGTGGGCTGACGGCTGTGGTGGGTCCGAATGGATCGGGCAAGTCGAATGTAGTGGACGCGCTGAGCTGGGTGATGGGCGAGCAGGGCAGTAAATCGTTGCGCGGCGGCACCATGCAGGACGTTATTTTTGCCGGCTCTGGTGAAAGAGCGGCGCTGGGTCGTGCCCAAGTGGTGCTAACCCTCGATAATTCTGATGCTAGCTTGGAGTTGCCCACCGACGAGGTAACAATCAGTCGCACGATGTTTCGATCGGGCGGGTCTGAATACGAGATTAATGGTTCGCCCGTCCGGCTGGCGGATGTTCAGGAACTCTTGGCGCGCGCTGGCATCGGTAAACACATGCATACCGTGGTGGGGCAGGGGCAGCTGGAACGCTTTCTGACTGCCAGCCCCGATGAGCGTCGTACCCTGATTGAAGAGGCAGCGGGCATTACAGTTTATCGTCGCCGACAAGATCAAACCGCTCGCCGGTTGGATTCGATGCGAGAGAACCTCACCCGCGTTGAAGACTTGACCCGTGAGCTTGAAACCCAGTTAGAACCCTTGGGGGAGCAAGCAGAAGCAGCCCGTGCAGCCGGTGAAGTGCAGGCGCAGATTCGCGCCACTCAGCGGCAGTTACTGACTGTTCAAGCCCAGAATCTTCAACAGCAGGTACTCAACGCGCGCACCGCCTTATCGGCATCGGGGCAGGAGCATGAGGCGGCGGCTAAAACAATTGAGTCCTTGCAGAGCCAAGACAGTGAGATTTCCCAGCACATTGTTGATACCCAGCGGCAAATAACCGCTACTGAATCGCGAGTACACACCTACCGGGGGCTTCACCACCAGGTGCAAGCAACCCAAGCACTCGCTCGCGAACGCAGCCAACAGCGTGCTTTTGAAAGTGAGCCTTACGAACACGCCGTCAATCGTGCTACAGCTTTTTACACGCTGACTACTAGCGAGAACCTTGAAGCGTCTTGGGCTAGCCATGACGCCCGCGAACGCTTGGAAACCGCACGCATCATCACCGCTCTTGCCGAGACAGAGCAGGTAACTGCCCAGCAGCGTGTGGACACCGCCCACACCGCGGCTAAAGAAGAGGCAGCCGCCCGTTCGCGTGCTTTAGAGCAGGTTGCGGCTGCACGCGCCCGCACTGTTCGCGCCGCCGATGAACTTCAGGAGCGCCAGCGAGAGTTATCTGATGTGCAAGAACTCATCACGCACGGCGATCACACCCTGTCGCAGCAGCGTGAAGCCCACCGGGCACTGAAGGTAGAACTAGCTGAAGCTCAACAGGCAGCTGAAGACGCGCGGATTGCCAGGACGCGCGCAGCAGAAGAAGTCACTGACTGCGCCGCCCAGCAGGCACGCATCCATCAGCACCATGTTGCTCTCACAGCAGAAATCAATACCCTGCAACGCACCGTTGGTTCCCGTAGCCAAGCAGCCAATGCGCCTGAATCCTACTCACAGCTGTACACCGAATACACGGTGGAACCGGGATGGGAGCCAGCCCTCGCCGCAGCACTTCACGGCGCTGACGAAGCCTGGTTAGCTCCCGATACACGCCTTTATTCTGATGAAGAACACCTCTCGCAGGTGTACCTGCCCATCGACCTATCTACAGCTGATAACTCAACGCCTCCGCCTGCTGAGTTTCAGCCCCTGCTTCAACTGGTGACAGCCAACCAGCGCGTCAGACCGATGCTCGAAGCAGCTTTAGCCCACACCTACGCTGTAGCAACAGTTGAAGAAGGACTCGAACTCGTCACACAGCGCCCACACACGCTCGCCTATACACTAGAAGGAACACGAATTAGCCGCTGGTCAGTGCTCTATACCCACCAAACAACCAGCCTCACCGAACTCTCAGCGGCTCTTTCTTCCGCGCGTGCCCAGCACGAAGAATTGCAGCACAAAATCACTGCCGCAGAAGAAAAGCAAAAACAACTGGTAGCGCGCAAGCAAGAGGCGGTAAAAGCCGAGAAAAAGTCTGCACATACCGTGGGCGTTCTTACCACCCGCGTCCACGAATCAGAACGCGCCATCTCTGGTGCTAAAGCGCGTCTTGAAACACTGGACCAAGAACTCACCCGCCACACCCACCGGGTCAAAACAGCCACCGAGAGGCACAGGGCAGCTGAAGAAAAACTGACCGCCGCCCGTGCCCAGCTCGACGTGCCTAACAGCTCATCACCTGCTGAAATCGAGCACTTAGAACACGCCCTAATGACAGCTCGCACCCGCGCAACCCGCGCGTCAGCAGCCCTCTCTGCCGCCTCCGCCAGATACGATGCCACCAGCACCTCAGCCCAACTCAGCGCTACCCGCCGCGACGATGCCCGCCAGAACCTGCACACAGCCCAGCAACAATTAGCGGACGCGCTCGCCCAGTACCAGGGCAACCAACGGCTAAGGACACAAGCAGCAGAGACCTTGGCGAAAACTGAAGTGATGACCCGCGTCCTCGAAAAAGCCCGCGCCCACGAAACCCATCATCTTGAACAGCTTCGCGCTCGCAGTGAAAAACTTGCTGTGCAGCGTGAAGATATCACCTCACAGCTGACCATTGCCCGTGCCCACCAGCAGGCACATGACACCGAGAAAAACCAACGCTCAATCCGCTTGGCAAAGCTCGAAACCGCTCTGGACGAATTAGCGAGGCGTGTTTATGAGACGCTTGCTCTTGAGATCAGTCAGCTCTTGCAGGATTCGCCGGTAGAAAACGATGAAATGCAGATAGCGACCGATCTTGAAAAGCTCAACTCTCAGCTTGAAAAGATGGGGGTCACTAACCCGCTGGCACTTGAAGAGTACACGGCGCTGAGTGAACGCCACCGTTATCTTACGGACCAGCTGAGCGATTTGAAAGCGTCGCGGTCTGATTTGCGTTCCATTATGAAAGATGTGAACACCCACATTACCGATGCTTTTATGAGCGCCTTTAAGGATGTCAGCGCCGCCTTCACCGATGCCTTTTCAGCTCTTTTCTCAGGCGGCGAAGGAACCCTGGTGCTCACAGACCCCGCGGATGCCCTTAACACCGGGGTAGAGGTACACGCGCGTCCAGCCGGCAAAAAGGTCAAGCGACTTTCCCTCCTTTCGGGTGGTGAGCGATCACTTGCGTCACTGGCATTTGCAGTGGCGCTGTTCAAGGCGCGCCCGGCACCTTTTTATGTGCTGGATGAGGTTGAAGCTACCCTCGATGACCGTAACTTGGGGAGGGTGCTGGAGGTTATAGATGACTTGGCAGAACAATCCCAGGTATTGATGATTACCCATAAAACTCGTTCTATGGAGGCAGCTAACTCCCTCTACGGTGTGAGTATGCGCGAGGGCGTATCACGCGTGGTGAGCCAGAATGTTGATCGTATTCGCCAGTTGCTCAACAGCGCTGGAGCGTAGCCACAAAAAATGGCTGTGCATACGAGAAAAGGGGGTAGGTTCTTCAAAGAACCTACCCCCCTTTTCTTGTGTGTGCTTCACCAGTGGCAGGGGGCGGTAGTAGTAGCGGCTAACGGCCGGTGTAGCCTTCGTCCGCCAGATGAACGGGGAAGGTAGGTTTGCGCAGGGGGCTCCACACGAAAGCGGCAATAATCATGAGAGCGCCGGAGACACCAAATGCCCACCCAAAACCGAGTGAGTCGGCGATAGCGCCGGCAAGAATGGGGCCAATAATCTGACCTACGTCGGCAAACATCTGAGCATTTGCCAGGGCGGCACCACCGGATCGTTTGTTGCCGATAATATCTGCTAGGGACGCCTGCATCGCAGGGGCGAGAATGCCGGTGCCGATGCCGGTGAGCACCGAAAGGGCAATGAACCAGAGAGCGTTGGGTGCCAGACCGAAGAAAACGGTAGCAGCACCGGCAACCAAAAAGCCCGCAAAAATGTAAGGACGGCGGGCACCGCGGTCGCTGTAGCGTCCGGCGATATTCTGCGAGAGGGCGTTACCGGCGGCATAGGTTGCCATCGAGACACCGGCGAGCATTGCTGCCTGGTTATCGAGGTTGCCGTTTTCACCGTACATGAGAGTAACCACTGCCAGCGCCGCCAGGGGCACCAGCGAAACTCGAATACCGAAAGCGGCCCAGCCGATAGCGAAGTTACCAAAGAGAGCCGAACGGTAGTTGCTGAACCCCAGAGCCTGTTTGAAGGTCAGCGGCGGGTTGGACTGCGCCCGCAACATGGTGGTGGTCATACCCGTGTCTTTGAGTTTGAAGTAGATAAAACCTGAGGCGATAAAGAGCATCAGCGAATAAAAGATAAAGGGCAGACGCATACCCAGGGGAGCAGCTAGCGCCCCGGCAACCGGGCCCAAAATATTGCCCATCAAAAAGGACGTCGCGTAGTAGCCACTGACACGTCCGCGAATCGTGGGAGGGGCAAGACGTACCAGCAGAGCCATTGCCGAAACGGTGAACATGACGGAGCCAATACCACCGAAGGCGCGAAAGAAAAGAAGAACCCAAATATTGGGGGAGAAGGCAGTACCTAATGACCCCAACGCCACAATGAGCAACCCAGCTATGTAGATAGGACGCTCGGTGAACTTCTCAATAAGTTTGCCAGAGGTCGGGGCGAACAGCAGACGAGTGGTTGCGAAAATTGAAATCACTACACCAGCAACAGCTGTTCCTACACCGAAGGTCGTGGCGTAGCGTGGCAGAACCGGGGCAATCAACCCAAAGCCCAGCGCAATAAGGAAGGACGCGA encodes:
- the coaD gene encoding pantetheine-phosphate adenylyltransferase; protein product: MNHILLAGKASQQLSAYQPHARPKTLYPYFMQLVVCPGSFDPIHNGHVEIITRAAKTYGSVLVAVAHNSKKNYRFSLDERVQMVRDTFEYLDGVTVEALPPDVLLADFVRSKGSSLMVKGLRNVADFEYEAPMASMNRHISGVETSFVVGDPKWTHLSSTIVKEIAFYKGDVTAFVPRSVQKAFGQL
- a CDS encoding DUF177 domain-containing protein; the encoded protein is MEALDEVVPAPKDFGNALIGAEEGSDINLDVRLESVVDGILVSGVATVDVHGECSRCLDSIDYEVSADVQELFVFEKAPAGGPEDEIDEQYAVEDDSIDLEPVLRDAVILQLPFQPVCRENCLGLCSECGLRLEDDPEHHHEVLDSRWNALAGLFDEKTKNL
- the rpmF gene encoding 50S ribosomal protein L32 gives rise to the protein MAVPKRKMSRANTRARRSQWKASVPQLVKTIENGRVTYSLPHQAKVVTDSTGNALFYEYKGRKVADA
- the rnc gene encoding ribonuclease III → MTDSVHRAFLQRLGVDIDAETFVLALTHRSYSFENNGVPHNERLEFLGDSVLSLAVAEELYRRLPDVPERELVSRHHAVVSTRTLAQIARSLGLGEHILLGKGEKQSGGANKDSILADTLEAIFGAVYMHQGREAARDLVLRLTGDLLEDEQVLGAGADWKTSVQELVAHQGLGEPSYRVDGVGPDHERRYTAVLVVAGEDIVASGGESSNKKEAEREAAHRGFEILKQRFGINQS
- the mutM gene encoding bifunctional DNA-formamidopyrimidine glycosylase/DNA-(apurinic or apyrimidinic site) lyase, translating into MPELPEVETVRAGVAHHVLGACIESVTVHDARSVRRHTGGSVDFVRVLEGTFIVDVARRGKYLWLLLAESAQGDARALPGLVVHLGMSGQLLIKDSTFAPDKHLKITLDVLLPDGAAMQLRFVDQRIFGGMFLDELEPTTDVEGTLIPAASRSEQQLPVIPRAVAHIARDPLDSHFSYAEVRSRMLRTSSGVKRLLLDQSVISGVGNIYADEALWRAKLHYNKPSKTLTAAQTRELLDAVTEVMQAALVAGGTSFDALYVNVNGQSGYFDRSLNAYGQAGKPCSRCLESGRTSIIVREPFMNRSSYRCPHCQRTPRQPR
- a CDS encoding NAD(P)-dependent oxidoreductase is translated as MSVISLHSLTEDSFADARGERVLVTGASGMLGREVALKLLREGFEVRVFQRSDAGLAALLPKSVRERLSQVRGSVSDFHAVDQAMADVDGVIHIAAKVSVSGQWDQYLEANVIGTRTLLETAKNHGVEKFVYISSPSVAHAGSSLVGEGNTPADPDHARGNYARSKAYAEKLALEADADDFRVGVLRPHLIWGPGDTQLVERLIERSAAGRLPLLSGGTALIDTLYIDNAVDAVLAAYQRLEHIHGQPLVVTNGQPRTVAEILAGFTHAAGVPAPQRSVPAKAAYAAGWVIEKVWEVKPGEDEPPMTAFLAEQLSTAHWFDQRTTRELLQWDPAVSIEEGYERLRSFYRGRYSA